One Triticum dicoccoides isolate Atlit2015 ecotype Zavitan chromosome 3B, WEW_v2.0, whole genome shotgun sequence genomic window, GAGAGGAGGAGGTCGCCTCCATGCTACGGGATGTGGCAGAAGCCGCGGCGGCCGCACGCCCCATGGAGCTGCGCGCCCGCCTCTCTGCGCTCGTCACAGATATCACGGTCCGCGTCGTCATTGGCGACCAGCTCAAGGAGCGCGACGTGTACATTTGCTGGCTCGATCGCTCCGTCAAGCTCGCGTCAGGGTTCAACCTGACGGACCTGTGGCCGTCTTCCTGGCTGGCCAGCTGTCTCAGCAGGGCTGGGCGGCGCGCCAAGGATTGCAGTGACACCGGGAACCACATCTTTGACACCATCATCCGTGAGAGGGGAATGGAAGGACAGAACGGGAACAACTTTCTGGGCGTCCTTCTAAGCATGCACAAAGAGGGCAGGATCGACATGGACACCGTCAAATACGTCGTCTTCGTGAGTATTACTCTACTACTTGCTATTCAATCTGCAATTTCAATACCTTAATTTCCACCTTATTGCACATTTAGAACACTGCAACTCAGTTAACTAGACTAAAGTTATAGTTTTCTGAGTCCGAAAATTTCCTTTGACCCAAACTTAGAGTTTTTTCTTCTATAATGGAAAAGTTCTCTTAAAACAATGTTTTGCATGAGCGTAGGAGGTATTCGGCGCCGGCAGCGAGACGGCAGCGACAACACTGGAGTGGGCGATCACAGAGCTGATCAGGAATGCAACCGTGATGCAGAAGGCGACAGCCGAGGTTCGGCGAGCCTTCGAGACCCGCGGGTCCATATCAGAGGATGCCCTTGGCGAGCTCCCGTACATGCACCTAGTCATCCGGGAGACGTTACGACTCCACACGCCCGTGCCGCTTCTCATCCCACGGGAGTGTCGGGAGCCATGCCAGGTGCTCGGTTATGACGTGCCACAGGGCACGCAGGTGTTAGTGAACGCCTGGGCATTGGCCCATGACGAGCGCTACTGGCATGACAAGCCGGACGAGTTTCAGCCCGAGCGGTTCGAGGGTGAGGCGGCCACGGTGGACTTCAGGGGCACCGACTTCTCCTTCCTACCGTTTGGGGCTGGCCGGAGAATGTGTCCCGGAATAGTGTTTGGTCTCGCCAATGTGGAGCTCGCACTTGCAAGCCTGCTATTCCACTTTGACTGGGAAAGTCCACCAGGGAACAAGTTGGACATGGCCGAGGAGTTCGGCCTCACGGTGCGGCGGAAGGCCGGTCTTCTCCTGCGCCCTGTCCTACGAGTCCCTGTTCCTGGAGTCTAGTCTCTTTGTcttgtgtgtgtatgtatgtgtgtcaGACTGACTATT contains:
- the LOC119282292 gene encoding dolabradiene monooxygenase-like, with translation MMMQMEVVYLGVALVSLCIVLLYRRRSSAGNEPPGPWQLPVIGSLHHLIGQLPHRAMRDLARRYGPVMLLRLGEVPTLVVSSREGAREVMKTHDLAFATRPLNATLRVLTGGGRDLVFAPYGDYWRELRKIAVSELLSARRVLSFRNIREEEVASMLRDVAEAAAAARPMELRARLSALVTDITVRVVIGDQLKERDVYICWLDRSVKLASGFNLTDLWPSSWLASCLSRAGRRAKDCSDTGNHIFDTIIRERGMEGQNGNNFLGVLLSMHKEGRIDMDTVKYVVFEVFGAGSETAATTLEWAITELIRNATVMQKATAEVRRAFETRGSISEDALGELPYMHLVIRETLRLHTPVPLLIPRECREPCQVLGYDVPQGTQVLVNAWALAHDERYWHDKPDEFQPERFEGEAATVDFRGTDFSFLPFGAGRRMCPGIVFGLANVELALASLLFHFDWESPPGNKLDMAEEFGLTVRRKAGLLLRPVLRVPVPGV